In one window of Candidatus Paceibacterota bacterium DNA:
- the murJ gene encoding murein biosynthesis integral membrane protein MurJ — MIANIFNHRAKNITSAAIILIAATFFAKITALFRDRILAGLFGAGRDLDIYYAAFRIPDFLFNILIIGALSSALIPIFADHWENKSKKEVWRFFNNVLCIFICALILAGALLAIFAPQLMRIIAPGFKSQEMATVVLLTRIMFLSPLILAVSNIFGSLLQYFSKFLIYSFAPIMYNIGIIIGAMFFVPRWGLVGLAWGVVLGAFLHLFVQLPAVFASGFDFKFILDIKDKGMRKLLRLMLPRAIGVAATQINLIVITAVASLLTVGSITVFNFSNNLQYAPISLFGISFAVAAFPSLSKSFSLKKRKDFIEKFTSTFSQIIFFVIPISFFIFILRAQIVRVILGAGKFSWNDTRLTAACLGIFSFSLFAQSLIPLLSQSFYSMQDTRTPVKINIFSIIFNIIFSFSFVWMISNIPNFSFFLRSFLKLEGVNGLTMIGLPLAFSLTAILNILWLIFAFKRKIGDHWEFRLRNSFLRIFILSLFCALMCYGLLYLAAPAFGLETFWGIFLQMAFAGGISALLYFFLAWKFKFPECNLITGTLFKKVSENIVEVEADV; from the coding sequence ATGATAGCAAATATTTTTAATCATCGCGCAAAGAACATTACTTCTGCCGCTATTATTTTAATTGCCGCCACTTTTTTTGCAAAAATTACAGCACTCTTTCGTGATAGGATTCTTGCGGGCCTTTTTGGCGCAGGCAGAGATCTTGATATATACTATGCTGCTTTTCGAATTCCGGATTTTCTTTTTAATATTTTAATTATTGGCGCCTTATCCAGCGCTTTGATACCGATTTTTGCAGACCACTGGGAAAATAAATCCAAAAAAGAGGTGTGGAGATTTTTTAATAACGTCCTTTGTATTTTTATTTGCGCCTTGATTTTAGCCGGAGCCTTGCTTGCGATTTTTGCTCCCCAGCTAATGAGAATTATTGCTCCTGGTTTTAAATCGCAGGAAATGGCGACGGTAGTACTTCTAACAAGAATAATGTTTTTATCCCCTTTGATTTTGGCGGTTTCTAATATTTTTGGTTCACTTTTACAATATTTCTCAAAATTTCTTATCTATTCTTTCGCTCCAATAATGTATAATATTGGGATTATTATTGGCGCGATGTTTTTTGTACCAAGATGGGGTCTTGTGGGCCTTGCGTGGGGCGTTGTATTGGGTGCTTTTTTACACCTTTTTGTGCAATTGCCCGCAGTTTTTGCTTCTGGCTTTGATTTTAAATTTATTCTCGACATTAAAGATAAAGGGATGCGCAAGCTTTTAAGATTGATGTTGCCAAGGGCCATAGGAGTAGCTGCGACTCAAATAAACTTAATAGTGATTACCGCAGTTGCTTCTCTTCTTACTGTTGGTTCTATCACTGTTTTTAATTTTTCAAACAACCTACAGTATGCCCCTATTTCTTTATTTGGTATTTCTTTTGCCGTAGCTGCTTTTCCTTCGCTTTCAAAAAGTTTTTCTTTGAAAAAAAGAAAAGATTTTATTGAAAAGTTTACTTCAACTTTTTCACAGATAATATTTTTCGTTATCCCTATTTCCTTTTTTATTTTTATTTTAAGAGCACAAATTGTCAGGGTGATATTAGGAGCAGGAAAATTTTCTTGGAACGATACAAGGCTTACAGCGGCTTGTCTTGGCATTTTCTCTTTCTCGCTTTTTGCTCAATCTTTAATTCCTTTACTTTCCCAATCTTTTTATTCTATGCAGGACACAAGAACGCCTGTTAAAATAAATATTTTCTCAATTATTTTTAATATTATTTTTTCTTTCTCTTTTGTTTGGATGATTTCAAATATTCCCAATTTCTCTTTCTTTTTACGATCCTTTTTGAAATTAGAAGGAGTTAATGGACTCACAATGATAGGTCTTCCGTTAGCTTTTTCTCTTACCGCTATTTTAAATATACTTTGGCTAATTTTCGCTTTTAAAAGGAAAATTGGAGATCACTGGGAATTTAGACTTCGTAACTCTTTTTTGCGCATTTTTATTCTTTCTCTTTTTTGTGCTTTGATGTGTTACGGCCTTTTATATCTTGCGGCTCCTGCTTTTGGTCTTGAGACTTTTTGGGGTATATTTTTACAGATGGCTTTTGCTGGAGGAATTTCTGCTCTGCTTTATTTTTTTCTTGCATGGAAATTTAAGTTCCCCGAATGTAATTTAATCACAGGTACTTTATTTAAAAAGGTTTCAGAAAATATTGTGGAGGTTGAGGCTGATGTTTAA